One window of the Deltaproteobacteria bacterium genome contains the following:
- a CDS encoding outer membrane protein assembly factor BamD: protein MAFQWKRVAAVLAAFLILGGCLAGKKGRRPAGGSAKLYAKALTRFNRGKFQSAMELFKNVKNFYPESPEALRAELKIADCHFFLMEYEEAVAIYEEFRKLHPYYEDTPYVLFQIGQAYFKQMETPDRDPVPARKALLNFEYLVKNYPPSIFTEKAAEQIPVCRSRLAEHEFLVGKFYYKKGNYRGAIGRFEWVLLKYPDTEVVPKALFYLGKSYLNLSRKDKAKAIFLEIARQHPDSEYASKAKAVLRANWKGSGLSTHLETPPESRVAPL, encoded by the coding sequence ATGGCTTTCCAATGGAAACGAGTGGCGGCTGTTTTGGCTGCCTTCCTGATTCTTGGCGGGTGCCTCGCAGGGAAAAAGGGAAGGAGACCGGCGGGGGGATCGGCCAAGCTCTATGCAAAGGCCTTGACTCGATTCAACCGCGGGAAGTTCCAGAGTGCCATGGAGTTGTTCAAGAACGTGAAGAACTTCTATCCCGAATCCCCTGAGGCTCTCCGGGCGGAGTTGAAGATCGCCGACTGCCACTTCTTTCTCATGGAGTACGAGGAGGCAGTGGCTATCTATGAGGAATTCCGGAAGCTCCATCCTTACTATGAGGATACTCCCTACGTGCTTTTTCAGATAGGGCAGGCCTATTTCAAGCAGATGGAGACGCCGGATCGTGACCCGGTACCGGCCCGCAAGGCCCTGTTGAATTTCGAGTATCTGGTGAAGAATTACCCGCCCAGTATCTTCACGGAGAAAGCGGCCGAGCAGATTCCGGTCTGTCGCTCCCGGCTCGCAGAGCATGAATTCTTGGTGGGAAAGTTCTACTACAAGAAGGGGAACTACCGGGGGGCGATCGGGCGGTTCGAGTGGGTCCTGCTGAAATACCCCGACACCGAGGTGGTCCCCAAGGCCCTCTTCTACCTCGGGAAGTCCTATTTGAACCTTTCCCGTAAGGACAAGGCAAAGGCGATCTTTCTGGAAATCGCCCGTCAGCATCCGGACAGCGAGTATGCTTCCAAGGCAAAGGCGGTCCTGAGGGCGAACTGGAAGGGAAGCGGCCTTTCCACCCATTTGGAAACCCCGCCAGAGTCGAGGGTGGCGCCCCTTTAG
- the rsmG gene encoding 16S rRNA (guanine(527)-N(7))-methyltransferase RsmG — protein sequence MNAKPALSDENRRLLVSGAHLLGVSLDKRAVEAFDRIFAELTKWNRKMNLTALCDERSVVVRHFLDSLAPARYLPPGASVLDIGPGAGFPGIPLKIARPDLGIVLLEATRKKTYFHKHLIRTLDLAGIRSVWGRSDAEQVRTDLRGDFDAVISRAALPLGLFLQEAVYFLRAEGMIVAMRGREPGIPIRPESLGLTLCRTVLLNPPFDLMSRKLLFFRKTGTSKSHIQGRVPKDRPDGCPP from the coding sequence TTGAATGCAAAACCAGCCTTATCGGACGAGAACCGTCGTCTTCTCGTCTCCGGAGCTCACCTGCTCGGCGTCTCCCTCGACAAGAGGGCGGTAGAGGCCTTTGACCGCATCTTTGCAGAGTTGACAAAATGGAATCGTAAGATGAATCTCACGGCCCTTTGCGACGAGAGATCGGTCGTGGTCCGGCACTTCTTGGATTCCCTGGCCCCTGCAAGATATCTCCCTCCTGGGGCCTCTGTGTTGGATATAGGGCCAGGGGCCGGGTTCCCGGGAATTCCTCTCAAGATCGCAAGACCCGACCTCGGAATTGTTCTCCTCGAGGCCACAAGGAAGAAGACCTATTTCCACAAACATCTCATCAGAACCCTAGATCTGGCCGGTATCCGGAGTGTCTGGGGCAGAAGCGACGCCGAGCAGGTCAGAACCGATCTCCGCGGCGATTTCGATGCGGTGATCTCCAGGGCCGCCTTACCGCTGGGGCTGTTTCTGCAAGAGGCCGTCTATTTCCTCCGGGCGGAGGGAATGATAGTCGCCATGAGGGGAAGGGAGCCTGGTATCCCCATTCGCCCTGAATCCCTGGGGCTCACTCTCTGCCGGACCGTTCTCCTGAATCCGCCCTTCGACCTGATGAGCAGGAAGCTGTTGTTTTTCAGGAAGACAGGTACTTCCAAGAGCCACATTCAAGGCCGGGTTCCGAAAGACCGGCCTGACGGATGCCCCCCGTGA
- a CDS encoding ParA family protein, producing the protein MAKIISIANQKGGVGKTTTAINLSASLAVAEKRTLLVDIDPQANSTSGFGYDKDSLEETIYHAIIRGNSLRRAIRQTCLPFLDIATSNTDLIGAEIELIHEIAREQKLKTLLKEVESLYDYVLIDCPPSLGLLTVNSLTASHSVIIPLQCEFFAMEGLGQLMRTLSLIRSRLNPSLLIEGILITMFDGRNNLSHQVVREVQSHFGDRVFKTIIPRNVRLSEAPSHGKPVILYDIHSKGAESYLSLAKEVLSNGGKTDG; encoded by the coding sequence ATGGCAAAAATCATCTCGATTGCCAATCAGAAAGGCGGGGTGGGAAAGACTACGACGGCGATCAATCTATCGGCCTCACTGGCGGTTGCAGAGAAGAGGACCCTCCTTGTAGACATCGACCCCCAGGCCAACTCGACGAGCGGTTTCGGATACGACAAGGACAGTCTGGAAGAGACCATCTACCACGCCATAATCAGGGGAAACAGCCTCCGCAGGGCGATCCGACAGACATGCCTCCCCTTCCTGGATATCGCCACCTCCAACACGGATCTTATCGGTGCAGAAATCGAATTGATTCACGAAATAGCCCGGGAACAGAAGCTGAAAACACTGCTGAAAGAGGTCGAAAGCCTCTATGACTATGTGCTCATCGACTGCCCTCCATCACTCGGGCTCCTGACGGTCAATTCACTGACCGCTTCACACTCCGTGATCATCCCCCTTCAATGCGAGTTCTTCGCCATGGAGGGCCTCGGCCAGTTGATGAGGACTCTCTCTCTCATCAGGAGCCGCCTGAACCCATCTCTCTTGATTGAGGGAATCCTCATAACCATGTTCGATGGTAGAAACAACCTCTCCCATCAGGTGGTCAGGGAGGTGCAGAGTCACTTCGGCGATAGGGTATTCAAAACCATCATCCCAAGGAACGTAAGACTGAGTGAGGCTCCCAGTCATGGAAAACCGGTTATTCTCTATGACATCCACTCCAAGGGGGCGGAGAGTTACCTGAGTCTGGCAAAAGAGGTTCTCTCGAACGGGGGGAAGACCGATGGGTAA